In Halorussus limi, a genomic segment contains:
- a CDS encoding acyl-CoA dehydrogenase family protein produces MDFALSEEQKQIRDEVRRFAENEIAPVAKEYDVAEEYPHEVMDKAAEMGMLGSIIPMEYGGAGYNNLESAIITEELFSVDPGIGLCITSASFGAHAIMEFGTDDQKERFLSPVAAGDAIMGAAISEPDTGSDVSSVSTSAEKDGDEWVINGNKMWITNGSVGDYYVVLCQTDPDADGRYNGFSQIVVESDRDGFESEKITGKLGIRSSDTAELILDDVRVPEENLVGTRGMGFLQQMQFFDETRTAVAAQGVGIAKGAAEAALEYAEEREQFDRPISEFQAIQHKLSEMHTETEAARNLTYKAAWNVDQGEDVTKLASMAKEFASRVAVDVANEAVQIHGGAGYVNDFPVERFYRDAKITQIYEGTTEIQKNIIARELLGKGF; encoded by the coding sequence ATGGACTTCGCACTCTCCGAGGAACAGAAGCAGATTCGCGACGAAGTGCGCCGGTTCGCCGAGAACGAAATCGCACCCGTAGCCAAGGAGTACGACGTGGCCGAGGAGTACCCCCACGAGGTCATGGACAAGGCCGCCGAGATGGGGATGCTCGGCTCCATCATCCCGATGGAGTACGGCGGCGCTGGCTACAACAACCTCGAATCGGCCATCATCACCGAGGAACTGTTCTCGGTGGACCCCGGCATCGGTCTCTGCATCACGTCGGCGTCGTTCGGCGCTCACGCCATCATGGAGTTCGGGACCGACGACCAGAAGGAGCGGTTCCTGTCGCCGGTCGCGGCGGGCGACGCCATCATGGGCGCGGCCATCTCGGAACCCGACACCGGTTCCGACGTGTCGTCGGTCTCCACCAGCGCCGAGAAGGACGGCGACGAGTGGGTCATCAACGGCAACAAGATGTGGATCACCAACGGGTCGGTCGGCGACTACTACGTCGTCCTCTGTCAGACCGACCCCGACGCCGACGGCCGATACAACGGCTTCAGCCAAATCGTCGTGGAGTCCGACCGCGACGGCTTCGAGTCCGAGAAGATCACGGGCAAACTCGGCATCCGCTCGTCGGACACCGCGGAACTGATTCTCGACGACGTGCGCGTGCCCGAGGAGAACCTCGTCGGGACCCGCGGGATGGGCTTCCTCCAGCAGATGCAGTTCTTCGACGAGACCCGGACCGCGGTCGCCGCGCAGGGCGTCGGCATCGCGAAGGGCGCGGCCGAGGCGGCGCTCGAGTACGCCGAGGAGCGCGAGCAGTTCGACCGTCCCATCTCGGAGTTTCAGGCGATTCAGCACAAACTCTCGGAGATGCACACCGAGACCGAGGCGGCGCGCAACCTGACCTACAAGGCCGCGTGGAACGTCGACCAGGGCGAGGACGTGACGAAACTCGCCAGCATGGCCAAGGAGTTCGCCTCCCGAGTCGCGGTGGACGTGGCCAACGAGGCGGTCCAGATTCACGGCGGCGCGGGCTACGTCAACGACTTCCCGGTCGAGCGGTTCTACCGCGACGCGAAGATCACCCAGATTTACGAGGGCACCACCGAGATTCAGAAGAACATCATCGCCCGCGAACTGCTCGGGAAGGGCTTCTGA
- a CDS encoding 3-hydroxyacyl-CoA dehydrogenase/enoyl-CoA hydratase family protein: protein MEVEDINTIAVLGAGNMGHGIAEVAALAGYEVNLRDIKDEFVQNGYDQIEWSLDKLAEKDQISDDEADAALDRVTPLVDFEEAVSDADFVVEAVPEKMEIKKDVYGELEEYAADDAVFATNTSSLSVTELSEVTERPERFCGMHFFNPPVRMQLVEVISGEHTDDEVLDLTEDLAESMGKTPVRVRKDSPGFIVNRVLVPLMNEAAWMVESGDYTVAEVDSSTKFDMGLPMGSFELADQVGIDVGYHVLEYMNEVLGEAYEPCPLLVEKVDAEKLGKKTGEGFYDYEDGGADIPTDAGSEAAVHRLQAVMANEVAKLVGNDVADPDAIDDAVMLGAGFPEGPAKMADDAGLATLLETLDDLHDETGEARYEPSDYLREAAEEGGFYGGEGEDDAYDYDTIRVEKPGEMVGKVVLDRPHRMNTVSEELLDELGDAVDALEEDDDVRALLIVGEGDKAFSAGADVQSMAAGGGDPIQAVELSKKGQDTFGKLEACSMPVVAGIDGYCLGGGMEMATCADMRIASERSEMGQPEHDLGLLPGWGGTQRLKHIVGEGRAKEIIFTADRFDPETMAEFGFVNEVVEVSEFEDRAFELAADLAAGPPIAQKYTKRAMLAGRDDTDAGLEVESQAFGHLMSTDDLMEGITAFMGDGEPEFEGK, encoded by the coding sequence ATGGAAGTCGAAGATATCAACACCATCGCGGTTCTCGGAGCGGGCAACATGGGCCACGGCATCGCCGAAGTCGCGGCCCTCGCCGGGTACGAAGTCAACCTGCGCGACATCAAAGACGAGTTCGTCCAGAACGGCTACGACCAGATAGAGTGGAGCCTCGACAAACTGGCCGAGAAAGACCAGATTTCCGACGACGAGGCCGACGCGGCGCTCGACCGCGTGACGCCGCTCGTGGACTTCGAAGAGGCCGTCTCGGACGCCGACTTCGTCGTCGAGGCGGTCCCCGAGAAGATGGAGATAAAGAAGGACGTGTACGGCGAACTGGAGGAGTACGCGGCCGACGACGCGGTGTTCGCCACCAACACGTCCAGCCTCTCGGTCACGGAACTCTCGGAGGTCACCGAGCGACCCGAGCGGTTCTGCGGGATGCACTTCTTCAACCCGCCGGTCCGGATGCAACTCGTGGAGGTCATCTCGGGCGAACACACCGACGACGAGGTACTGGACCTGACCGAGGACCTCGCCGAGTCGATGGGCAAGACGCCGGTCCGCGTCCGGAAGGACAGTCCCGGCTTCATCGTGAACCGCGTCCTCGTTCCCCTGATGAACGAGGCGGCGTGGATGGTCGAGTCCGGCGACTACACCGTCGCCGAGGTCGATAGCTCGACCAAGTTCGACATGGGCCTCCCGATGGGGAGCTTCGAACTCGCCGACCAAGTGGGAATCGACGTGGGCTACCACGTCCTCGAATACATGAACGAGGTGCTCGGCGAGGCCTACGAGCCGTGTCCGCTGCTCGTGGAGAAAGTCGACGCGGAGAAACTCGGCAAGAAGACCGGCGAGGGCTTCTACGACTACGAGGACGGCGGTGCCGACATCCCGACCGACGCCGGGAGCGAGGCGGCCGTCCACCGCCTGCAGGCCGTGATGGCCAACGAAGTCGCCAAGTTGGTCGGCAACGACGTGGCCGACCCCGACGCCATCGACGACGCCGTGATGCTCGGCGCGGGCTTCCCCGAAGGCCCGGCGAAGATGGCCGACGACGCCGGACTCGCCACTCTGCTCGAAACCCTCGACGACCTCCACGACGAGACCGGCGAGGCCCGGTACGAACCGAGCGACTACCTCCGCGAGGCCGCCGAGGAGGGCGGGTTCTACGGCGGCGAGGGCGAGGACGACGCGTACGACTACGACACCATCCGCGTCGAGAAGCCCGGCGAGATGGTCGGCAAGGTCGTCCTCGACCGGCCCCACCGCATGAACACGGTCAGCGAGGAACTGCTCGACGAACTCGGCGACGCCGTCGACGCGCTGGAGGAGGACGACGACGTGCGCGCGCTCCTCATCGTCGGCGAGGGCGACAAGGCCTTCTCGGCGGGCGCGGACGTCCAGAGCATGGCCGCGGGCGGCGGCGACCCGATTCAGGCGGTCGAACTCTCCAAGAAGGGCCAAGACACCTTCGGCAAACTCGAAGCCTGCTCGATGCCGGTCGTCGCGGGCATCGACGGCTACTGCCTCGGCGGCGGGATGGAGATGGCGACCTGCGCGGACATGCGCATCGCCAGCGAGCGCTCCGAGATGGGTCAGCCGGAACACGACCTCGGTCTCCTCCCCGGATGGGGCGGCACCCAACGGCTCAAGCACATCGTCGGCGAGGGCCGCGCCAAGGAGATAATCTTCACCGCCGACCGCTTCGACCCCGAGACGATGGCGGAGTTCGGCTTCGTCAACGAGGTCGTCGAGGTCTCGGAGTTCGAGGACCGGGCCTTCGAACTCGCGGCCGACCTCGCCGCCGGACCGCCCATCGCCCAGAAGTACACCAAGCGCGCGATGCTCGCGGGCCGCGACGACACCGACGCCGGACTCGAAGTCGAATCGCAGGCGTTCGGTCACCTAATGAGCACCGACGACCTGATGGAGGGCATCACGGCGTTCATGGGCGACGGCGAACCGGAGTTCGAAGGGAAGTGA
- a CDS encoding DUF58 domain-containing protein, which translates to MITADFLDELDRFDAANDRDARSQHQGDRTTQAVGEGLTFADYRRYAPGDEPRFIDWNLYARTDELYVKQFEAERNFTVHVLVDASASMDFGDPHKFETAAKLGLGFAYLTAREHNEFRFAVFDETARRLDRGRSNRGEVLGLVEECNAVDPDGEAAFEAALTDYAATIDSKALVLVCSDFLADVDAIDAGLEALASNQLLLGHVAAPEERNLPTGGDTVFEALESDRSLRAYVSNRLERSYRDRFEDHVDDVEGVARDLTARYEFVDTGRPFFDSFGDLWFE; encoded by the coding sequence ATGATAACCGCCGACTTCCTCGACGAACTCGACCGGTTCGACGCCGCCAACGACCGCGACGCCCGCTCCCAGCATCAGGGCGACCGGACCACACAAGCGGTCGGCGAGGGCCTGACCTTCGCCGACTACCGGCGGTACGCGCCGGGCGACGAACCCCGGTTCATCGACTGGAACCTCTACGCCCGGACCGACGAACTCTACGTCAAGCAGTTCGAGGCCGAGCGCAACTTCACGGTCCACGTGCTGGTGGACGCCAGCGCGTCGATGGACTTCGGCGACCCCCACAAGTTCGAGACCGCCGCGAAACTGGGTCTGGGGTTCGCCTACCTGACCGCCCGCGAACACAACGAGTTCCGGTTCGCGGTCTTCGACGAGACCGCCCGCCGACTCGACCGCGGGCGGTCGAACCGCGGGGAGGTCCTCGGACTGGTCGAGGAGTGCAACGCGGTCGACCCCGACGGCGAGGCCGCCTTCGAGGCCGCACTGACCGACTACGCCGCGACCATCGACTCGAAGGCGCTCGTCCTCGTCTGCAGCGACTTCCTCGCGGACGTAGACGCCATCGACGCCGGTCTGGAGGCGCTGGCCTCGAACCAACTGCTCCTCGGACACGTCGCCGCGCCGGAGGAACGGAATCTCCCGACCGGCGGCGACACCGTCTTCGAGGCGCTGGAGTCCGACCGGTCGCTCCGGGCGTACGTCAGCAACCGGTTGGAGCGGTCCTACCGCGACCGGTTCGAGGACCACGTCGACGACGTCGAAGGCGTGGCCCGGGACCTCACGGCGCGCTACGAGTTCGTAGATACAGGTCGGCCGTTCTTCGACTCGTTCGGAGACCTCTGGTTCGAGTGA
- a CDS encoding AAA family ATPase → MTDRNNAIDDVTNRIQAIRSEVRRRIVGQEQVVDRVLACLLCDGNALLESTPGLGKTLLVRTLAEVTGLSFSRIQNTPDLMPSDVIGTEMVRETETGRTFTFEKGPVFANLVLSDEINRATPKTQSALLEAMEEGQVTAGNETYDLPEPFFVLATQNPIDQEGTYPLPEAQSDRFLMKILVDYPDVKAEREIVDRYTGDVDASVSVESQVSTRELRQMQQLTHQVPIADDLRNLAVDLVRDTRTAEDLEYGASPRASMSLVRAAKARALVEGRTHVGREDITAMAVPVLRHRVVVDFRAEREGMTPDDAIRALVEDR, encoded by the coding sequence ATGACTGACCGAAACAACGCGATAGACGACGTGACGAACCGCATTCAGGCGATACGCTCCGAGGTCCGACGCCGAATCGTCGGCCAAGAGCAGGTCGTAGACCGGGTGCTGGCCTGCCTGCTCTGCGACGGCAACGCGCTGTTGGAGAGCACGCCCGGCCTCGGGAAGACGCTGCTCGTCCGAACGCTGGCCGAGGTCACGGGCCTGTCGTTCTCGCGCATCCAGAACACGCCCGACCTGATGCCCTCGGACGTCATCGGCACCGAGATGGTCCGCGAGACCGAGACCGGCAGGACGTTCACCTTCGAGAAGGGGCCGGTGTTCGCCAACCTCGTCCTCTCCGACGAGATAAACCGCGCGACCCCGAAGACCCAGTCGGCCCTGCTCGAAGCGATGGAGGAGGGACAGGTCACGGCGGGCAACGAGACCTACGACCTGCCGGAACCGTTCTTCGTGCTGGCGACCCAGAACCCCATCGACCAAGAGGGGACCTACCCGCTTCCGGAGGCCCAGTCCGACCGCTTCCTGATGAAGATTCTCGTTGACTACCCCGACGTCAAGGCCGAGCGCGAAATCGTGGACCGGTACACCGGCGACGTGGACGCCTCGGTCTCGGTCGAGTCGCAGGTCTCGACCCGCGAACTCCGCCAGATGCAACAGTTGACCCATCAGGTCCCTATCGCCGACGACCTCCGGAATCTCGCGGTGGACCTCGTGCGCGACACCCGAACTGCCGAGGACCTCGAATACGGCGCGAGTCCGCGCGCCAGCATGTCGCTAGTCCGGGCCGCGAAGGCCCGCGCGCTGGTGGAGGGTCGCACCCACGTCGGCCGCGAGGACATCACCGCGATGGCCGTGCCGGTCCTGCGCCACCGCGTCGTCGTGGACTTCCGGGCCGAGCGCGAGGGGATGACCCCCGACGACGCGATTCGGGCGCTGGTCGAAGACCGATGA
- a CDS encoding DUF7502 family protein has product MSDDPRSDDAPDETAGEGADTAGEPNDAASDRDTANERDDVEAALAEIRRECRKVALVYASLDAVCVLLAVRFAATVVGVPALGTEVATAAFDSLGVPAPSVATLAAVAVGGVAFAAEFRLRTRRPPAEQFEVANPEVAEALRTARDAARDDRSNPMARALYADVLDRLRETSSANLLHATRLAATFVLAVAVSLATVQTAVVGFDLGVAGPSGSADSGAGGSGGDGALPTQSAALQSGEEVLGDPTDVSAGSENLSAAVDASPGGEGEREWNYDAGSGDDGEADAVDPQRAGFTSPERVEDAALVQRYAHELEANSTDD; this is encoded by the coding sequence ATGAGCGACGACCCTCGGTCCGACGACGCCCCCGACGAGACCGCTGGCGAAGGGGCCGACACCGCTGGCGAACCGAACGACGCCGCGAGCGACCGGGACACTGCGAACGAGCGCGACGACGTCGAGGCGGCGCTCGCCGAGATTCGCCGGGAGTGCCGAAAGGTCGCGCTCGTCTACGCCAGTCTCGACGCGGTCTGCGTCCTGCTCGCGGTCCGGTTCGCCGCGACCGTCGTCGGGGTTCCCGCCCTCGGAACCGAGGTGGCCACCGCCGCTTTCGACTCGCTCGGAGTGCCAGCGCCCAGCGTGGCCACACTGGCCGCCGTCGCCGTCGGCGGGGTCGCGTTCGCCGCGGAGTTCCGACTCCGGACGCGTCGTCCCCCGGCCGAGCAGTTCGAGGTGGCCAACCCCGAGGTCGCCGAGGCGCTCCGGACCGCCCGCGACGCCGCTCGCGACGACCGGTCGAACCCGATGGCTCGGGCGCTGTACGCCGACGTGCTTGACCGACTCCGCGAGACCTCCAGCGCGAACCTCCTGCACGCGACTCGACTCGCGGCCACTTTCGTCCTCGCGGTCGCGGTGAGTCTGGCGACCGTCCAGACCGCCGTCGTCGGGTTCGACCTCGGCGTGGCGGGTCCGTCGGGGTCGGCCGACTCCGGGGCCGGCGGTTCCGGCGGCGACGGCGCGCTCCCCACCCAGTCGGCGGCCCTCCAGAGCGGCGAGGAAGTCCTCGGCGACCCGACCGACGTGTCCGCCGGGTCCGAGAACCTCTCGGCCGCGGTGGACGCGAGTCCCGGCGGCGAGGGCGAACGCGAGTGGAACTACGACGCCGGGTCGGGCGACGACGGCGAGGCAGACGCCGTGGACCCCCAGCGCGCGGGGTTCACCTCGCCCGAACGCGTCGAGGACGCGGCGCTCGTTCAGCGATACGCACACGAACTCGAAGCCAACTCCACAGATGACTGA
- a CDS encoding VWA domain-containing protein, translating into MSLFALGVSTGLPGTDATVSLARPLVLVGVPVAAVVLWLLVLRGSEGETEDGRGDTSPDRAPSRRARFALYATRLLVVTCLVVAAAGPTTVTTATTPGDPTVTMLVDDSASMGVYSPVADDLESRIEDEGVAVERVTVADGNRSRVGEGVVANLRPNASLLVVSDGRVTGGTSLAEATDLARSVNATVNRVRLTTERSDARVVVTGPQKASVGVQNQFGVRVAGVEGAPTGRAVTVSVDGSEVASRQVPKDGTFTVEHNFSSTGPHRITARLGGGDAYAVDDTYRKTVQVVERSRVLYVSRGDHAFEDYLRKLYDVTRAKSVPDDLSDYYAVVVHDVAAPDVGNVSALQDHVIDGGGLVTVGGDHAYGKGGYGDSRLSSLLPVEVGGSSGRKSRVVLAVDVSGSASEGMRIQKALALNVLSQLGDRNEVGIVAFSGSPYRVADLSSLESDRKTLKRKIRSLRSGGTTDIGSGLLGASKLLGDEGGTVILLSDGRDGAKPAFAAANRLADRNVRVVSVGVGSVNERVLRGIAERTDGTFLLANETSRLRVRFGGANRRYSGDHAVVVDDSHFVTRGVEPTATLPGVNDVSVKPGADLLVATGDGAPALTSWRFGLGRVAAVTAYGADGGLGELRSKPDSLLLSRTVNWAIGDPQRKATGVVAAPDTRVGESTTVVYAGENPPESANLSFSAVAPGRYEAEATPTDPGYRTVPGSAYAVNYPSEYAALGVSPALKRSVERTGGRAFGANQAAKIAEAIRRQATREREVRRSWDWAALLAGLVVLVGEVCARRLRRHRGNGVIP; encoded by the coding sequence ATGAGTCTGTTCGCGCTCGGAGTCTCGACCGGTCTGCCCGGAACCGACGCCACCGTCTCGCTCGCCCGACCGCTCGTCCTCGTCGGCGTGCCGGTCGCCGCGGTCGTTCTCTGGTTGCTGGTCCTGCGAGGGAGCGAGGGCGAGACGGAGGACGGCCGCGGCGACACGTCGCCCGACCGCGCCCCGAGTCGGCGCGCCCGATTCGCGCTGTACGCGACGCGACTCCTCGTCGTGACCTGCCTCGTCGTCGCGGCCGCGGGACCTACGACGGTCACGACGGCGACCACGCCGGGCGACCCGACCGTCACGATGCTGGTCGACGACTCGGCCAGCATGGGCGTCTACTCGCCGGTCGCCGACGACCTCGAATCCCGAATCGAGGACGAGGGCGTCGCGGTCGAACGGGTCACGGTCGCCGACGGAAACCGGTCGCGGGTCGGCGAGGGCGTCGTGGCCAACCTCCGGCCGAACGCGAGTCTGCTGGTGGTCTCGGACGGCCGGGTCACGGGCGGCACGTCGCTGGCGGAGGCCACGGACCTCGCGCGGTCGGTGAACGCGACAGTCAATCGGGTCCGCTTGACGACCGAGCGCTCGGACGCTCGCGTGGTCGTCACCGGCCCGCAGAAGGCCAGCGTCGGCGTCCAGAACCAGTTCGGCGTCCGGGTCGCGGGCGTCGAGGGCGCGCCGACGGGCAGAGCGGTGACGGTTTCGGTCGACGGGTCGGAAGTCGCCTCCAGACAGGTCCCGAAAGACGGGACGTTCACCGTCGAACACAACTTCTCCTCGACCGGTCCCCACCGCATCACGGCCCGACTCGGCGGCGGCGACGCCTACGCCGTCGACGACACCTACCGCAAGACCGTGCAGGTCGTTGAGCGATCTCGCGTCCTCTACGTGAGTCGGGGCGACCACGCCTTCGAGGACTACCTCCGGAAACTGTACGACGTGACCCGCGCGAAGTCGGTTCCCGACGACCTGAGCGACTACTACGCGGTCGTCGTCCACGACGTGGCCGCGCCCGACGTCGGGAACGTGAGCGCACTGCAGGACCACGTCATCGACGGCGGTGGTCTCGTCACGGTCGGCGGCGACCACGCCTACGGGAAGGGCGGCTACGGCGATTCGCGGCTCTCGTCGCTCCTCCCGGTCGAGGTCGGCGGGTCGTCCGGACGGAAGTCCCGCGTCGTGCTGGCCGTGGACGTGTCGGGGAGCGCCTCCGAAGGGATGCGAATCCAGAAGGCGCTCGCGCTGAACGTCCTCTCGCAACTGGGCGACCGCAACGAGGTCGGCATCGTCGCGTTCTCGGGGAGTCCCTACCGGGTCGCCGACCTCTCGTCGCTCGAATCCGACCGCAAGACGCTCAAGCGCAAGATTCGGAGCCTTCGGAGCGGCGGTACGACCGACATCGGGTCGGGGCTGCTCGGCGCGTCGAAACTCCTCGGCGACGAGGGCGGCACGGTCATCCTCCTGAGCGACGGCCGCGACGGCGCGAAACCCGCGTTCGCGGCGGCGAACCGACTCGCCGACCGGAACGTCCGGGTCGTCAGCGTCGGCGTCGGCAGCGTGAACGAGCGCGTCCTCCGGGGCATCGCCGAGCGGACCGACGGGACGTTCCTGCTGGCCAACGAGACCAGCAGGCTCCGGGTCCGGTTCGGCGGCGCGAACCGGCGCTACAGCGGCGACCACGCGGTCGTGGTCGACGACAGCCACTTCGTCACCCGCGGGGTCGAACCGACCGCGACTCTGCCCGGCGTCAACGACGTGAGCGTCAAGCCCGGTGCCGACCTGCTAGTGGCGACCGGCGACGGCGCGCCCGCGCTCACCTCGTGGCGGTTCGGTCTCGGCCGGGTCGCGGCGGTCACGGCCTACGGCGCGGACGGGGGTCTCGGCGAACTCCGGTCGAAGCCCGACTCGCTGCTGCTCTCGCGGACCGTCAACTGGGCCATCGGCGACCCCCAGCGGAAGGCGACCGGCGTCGTCGCCGCGCCCGACACCCGCGTCGGCGAGTCCACGACCGTCGTCTACGCCGGCGAGAACCCGCCGGAGAGCGCCAACCTGTCGTTCTCGGCGGTCGCGCCCGGCCGGTACGAGGCCGAGGCGACGCCGACCGACCCCGGCTATCGGACGGTCCCGGGGAGCGCGTACGCGGTCAACTATCCGTCGGAGTACGCCGCGCTCGGGGTCTCGCCCGCCCTGAAGCGTTCGGTCGAACGGACCGGCGGCCGGGCGTTCGGGGCGAACCAAGCCGCAAAAATCGCGGAGGCGATTCGGCGACAGGCGACCCGCGAGCGAGAGGTCCGGCGGTCGTGGGACTGGGCCGCCCTGCTCGCGGGCCTCGTCGTGCTGGTCGGGGAAGTCTGCGCCCGGCGACTCCGGCGACATCGCGGTAACGGAGTGATACCATGA
- a CDS encoding vWA domain-containing protein — MSSVESIPSAVLGVGPLSTVPGLESLSSVFLRPLGLAALAAAIPVVLLYLLKPDPERIAFPAVEFLVGDRKTSRRHPALRRLQRSALLAIQLLAVLAVAVSLAAPYVPVSESRTVSETVVVVDATASMATQSGGTARFDRAISAAKDAATEETSVVVAGAETAVVTRRAPPATVETALDGLSVSDAPGDLRGAIDRAAAVAGDDARIVVVSDLASGEWRSAVASARARGYAVTLRQFTRGGSANVGVVDYSFADGTASVRVKNFGDASATRKVSLGDAAESVTLAPGEVATAQLPVPAGGGTLRLSPGDSFPTDDRLAVAAPSEPTMDVLVVTNDPNRRLITALRVIRGTSVTVKNPPASVSRSYDLVVFSAVEPGRLLDGTLQVARETLAAGGGVVIQAQSNLSGVGYGGLLPVAPNGTVSDPAVRQPNSTGLTADVTFPAPKTAVRADLRAGKTHLRTANGTPLLTTAPFDAGEVFYYGYPSEGSSFAHNYRYPVFWKRVVHDLTGRRSLSAMNPETGTARSLGRNATVETPAGTRETNVLTFRRAGFYEVGGDRYGASLASASESNVSAPSVGGEGASDRSADTETTTVPRRLTPFVAGIAVLFVLSELAFLRYRGDI, encoded by the coding sequence GTGAGTTCCGTCGAATCGATTCCGTCGGCGGTCCTCGGAGTCGGACCGCTCTCGACGGTCCCCGGACTCGAATCGCTCTCGTCGGTGTTCCTCCGACCGCTCGGTCTCGCCGCGCTGGCGGCCGCGATTCCCGTCGTCCTGCTGTACCTCCTCAAGCCAGACCCGGAGCGAATCGCGTTCCCGGCGGTCGAGTTCCTCGTCGGCGACCGGAAGACGAGTCGTCGACACCCCGCGCTCCGCCGCCTCCAGCGGAGCGCGCTCCTCGCGATTCAGTTGCTCGCCGTCCTCGCGGTCGCCGTCTCGCTGGCCGCGCCGTACGTCCCGGTCTCGGAGAGTCGAACGGTCTCCGAGACCGTCGTGGTCGTGGACGCGACCGCGAGCATGGCGACCCAGAGCGGCGGCACCGCTCGCTTCGACCGGGCGATTTCGGCGGCGAAGGACGCCGCGACCGAGGAGACCTCCGTGGTCGTCGCTGGCGCGGAGACCGCGGTCGTCACTCGGCGCGCGCCGCCCGCGACGGTCGAGACCGCGCTCGACGGTCTCTCGGTCTCGGACGCGCCGGGCGACCTCCGGGGAGCCATCGACCGGGCCGCGGCGGTGGCGGGCGACGACGCCCGCATCGTGGTGGTCAGCGACTTGGCGTCGGGCGAGTGGCGGAGCGCGGTCGCCTCGGCCCGCGCCAGAGGGTACGCGGTCACGCTCCGGCAGTTCACCCGCGGCGGGTCGGCCAACGTCGGCGTCGTGGACTACTCGTTCGCCGACGGCACCGCGTCGGTCCGCGTGAAGAACTTCGGCGACGCGAGCGCCACCCGGAAGGTCTCGCTCGGCGACGCCGCCGAGTCGGTGACGCTCGCGCCCGGCGAGGTCGCGACCGCGCAGCTCCCGGTCCCGGCGGGCGGCGGGACCCTCCGACTCTCGCCCGGCGACTCGTTCCCGACCGACGACCGACTCGCGGTCGCGGCCCCGTCCGAACCGACGATGGACGTGCTGGTCGTGACCAACGACCCGAACCGGCGACTGATAACCGCTCTGCGAGTGATTCGCGGGACGAGCGTCACCGTGAAGAACCCGCCCGCGTCGGTCTCGCGGTCCTACGACCTCGTGGTGTTCAGCGCGGTCGAACCCGGCCGACTCCTGGACGGCACCCTGCAGGTCGCCCGCGAGACGCTGGCGGCCGGCGGCGGCGTCGTGATTCAGGCCCAGTCGAACCTCTCGGGGGTCGGCTACGGCGGCCTCCTCCCGGTCGCGCCGAACGGGACCGTCTCGGACCCGGCGGTCCGCCAGCCGAACTCGACGGGTCTCACCGCGGACGTGACGTTCCCGGCACCGAAGACCGCGGTGCGGGCCGACCTCCGGGCCGGGAAGACCCACCTCCGGACGGCCAACGGCACGCCGCTGTTGACGACCGCTCCGTTCGACGCGGGCGAGGTGTTCTACTACGGCTACCCGTCCGAGGGGTCGTCGTTCGCGCACAACTACCGGTATCCGGTGTTCTGGAAGCGCGTCGTCCACGACCTGACCGGCCGTCGGTCGCTGTCGGCGATGAACCCCGAGACCGGCACCGCGCGGTCGCTCGGGCGGAACGCGACCGTCGAGACGCCCGCCGGAACGCGCGAGACGAACGTGCTCACGTTCCGACGGGCCGGATTCTACGAGGTCGGGGGCGACCGCTACGGCGCGTCGCTGGCCAGCGCGAGCGAGTCGAACGTCTCCGCGCCGAGCGTCGGCGGCGAGGGCGCGAGCGACCGGAGCGCGGACACCGAGACGACGACGGTGCCGCGGCGACTCACGCCGTTCGTCGCGGGCATCGCGGTCCTGTTCGTCCTGTCGGAACTGGCGTTCCTGCGCTACCGAGGTGACATCTGA